A window of Synechococcus sp. MEDNS5 contains these coding sequences:
- a CDS encoding thermonuclease family protein: MVTGPVTLVSVGDGDTVRITDKAGNKVTIRLACIDAPETSQGNSGKWSTETLKGLIQGKPISLKPQIKDRYGRTVAEIYQGSTNVNLQMVKRGAAFAYRRYLKQCDSDAYLSAETTAMNRKLGVWGPYKVDLKPWDYRRSRRRK; encoded by the coding sequence ATGGTCACTGGTCCTGTCACTCTCGTATCGGTGGGAGATGGCGATACCGTTCGGATCACTGACAAGGCAGGCAACAAGGTCACCATCCGTCTGGCATGCATCGATGCCCCAGAAACCAGCCAAGGAAACAGCGGCAAATGGTCGACCGAGACCTTGAAGGGACTGATTCAGGGCAAGCCCATCTCTCTAAAGCCACAGATCAAAGACCGTTATGGACGCACCGTGGCTGAGATCTATCAAGGCTCGACCAACGTCAACCTACAAATGGTCAAGCGCGGTGCTGCCTTCGCGTATCGCAGGTACCTGAAACAGTGCGATTCGGATGCATATCTCTCAGCTGAAACTACTGCTATGAACAGGAAGCTCGGGGTGTGGGGTCCATACAAGGTGGACCTAAAGCCCTGGGACTACCGCCGTTCCCGCCGAAGGAAATGA
- the lexA gene encoding transcriptional repressor LexA has translation MLVPAGSPEPLTSAQQELYEWLADYIGSHHHSPSIRQMMQAMGLRSPAPVQSRLRHLQQKGWITWQEGQARTLQLLGGVVSGIPVLGAVAAGGLVETFDDVQERLDLAPVLETRGLFALTVNGDSMVDAHIADGDVVLMEPVTEPSRLREGTIVSALVPGSGTTLKHFHRDGAVVRLEAANPAYEPIELPADQVQVQGKLAAVWRQV, from the coding sequence TTGCTGGTGCCCGCAGGATCCCCCGAGCCGCTCACGTCTGCTCAACAGGAGTTGTACGAATGGCTTGCTGACTACATCGGCAGTCATCACCACAGTCCCTCGATCCGTCAGATGATGCAGGCCATGGGTCTGCGCTCGCCTGCGCCGGTCCAGAGCAGGCTGCGCCACCTTCAACAGAAAGGATGGATCACCTGGCAAGAAGGCCAGGCGCGCACCCTGCAGCTGTTGGGAGGTGTCGTGTCGGGGATTCCCGTGCTGGGGGCTGTCGCTGCCGGCGGACTGGTGGAAACCTTTGATGACGTGCAGGAGCGGCTGGACCTGGCACCCGTGCTGGAAACCCGCGGTTTGTTTGCCCTCACGGTGAACGGCGACTCGATGGTGGATGCGCACATCGCCGATGGTGATGTGGTGCTGATGGAGCCCGTCACCGAGCCCTCCCGTTTGCGGGAAGGAACGATTGTGAGTGCGTTGGTGCCGGGAAGCGGAACCACCCTCAAGCATTTCCACCGTGATGGTGCTGTGGTTCGTCTGGAGGCGGCCAATCCTGCTTATGAGCCGATCGAGCTGCCCGCTGATCAGGTGCAGGTGCAAGGAAAGCTGGCTGCCGTGTGGCGGCAGGTGTGA
- a CDS encoding ParA family protein — protein sequence MFVTVFGQKGGVAKTCTSVHIAASWSLKQKRVVLVDADRNRSATAYGARGLLPCPVVPIEAAAKATRSAEIVVTDGQASSNDDEIKNLVEGADFILLPTTTQSRSIELTVEMSQMLRKYKVPYAALLVKVDARKGASADQASELLQQFDIKVLKARIPLLSAFEHAETEGVTVDQAIDNRGRANPRRMTGWSAYEDACQEIEDLYNEHSDASQIVSPIVSPIEWAA from the coding sequence ATGTTCGTCACTGTTTTCGGCCAGAAGGGTGGTGTCGCCAAAACCTGCACAAGTGTGCACATTGCAGCGAGCTGGAGTCTTAAACAGAAGCGTGTTGTTTTGGTCGACGCCGATCGCAATCGATCGGCAACTGCTTATGGAGCAAGGGGTCTGCTGCCTTGCCCAGTTGTTCCGATTGAAGCTGCAGCGAAGGCAACGCGATCGGCCGAGATTGTCGTGACCGATGGGCAAGCCAGCAGCAACGATGACGAGATTAAAAACCTGGTTGAAGGCGCTGACTTCATTCTTCTGCCAACAACGACACAAAGCCGTTCGATCGAGTTGACCGTTGAGATGTCTCAGATGCTAAGGAAGTACAAGGTCCCGTATGCCGCACTTCTGGTCAAGGTTGATGCACGCAAGGGAGCCAGTGCTGACCAAGCGTCAGAACTACTCCAACAGTTCGATATCAAAGTATTGAAAGCGCGTATTCCTCTGCTGAGCGCCTTTGAGCATGCTGAAACTGAAGGGGTAACGGTTGATCAAGCCATCGACAATCGTGGTCGCGCCAACCCCCGCCGCATGACAGGTTGGTCCGCTTATGAAGATGCATGCCAGGAGATTGAAGATCTTTACAACGAACACAGCGACGCAAGTCAGATTGTGTCCCCGATTGTGTCCCCAATTGAATGGGCTGCATAA
- a CDS encoding carboxylesterase, with protein MSASPDPIVLPGGSTTVVLIHGYTGSPAEMALLADSLQHEGYGVECPLLAGHGTCLEDLMPLEPDQWLKQLEAVVDRLQHQGQSVVVGGLSLGAILALQVARRRPSIQGVITYSPPVISGDPRALIAPLLAKVLASVPRPADDFVDPTTAERIWTYTRWPSRCSVKVLELIADTRRQLAEVTKPLLVMASRLDRVITPRGVNRLRQQVSSPYVELQWLENSGHLITTDAEWRTVAAVTAEFIRRLGD; from the coding sequence GTGAGCGCCTCACCCGATCCGATTGTTCTGCCCGGTGGGTCCACCACCGTGGTGTTGATTCATGGCTACACCGGATCGCCTGCTGAGATGGCTCTGCTTGCCGACTCTTTGCAGCATGAGGGCTATGGGGTGGAGTGCCCCTTGCTGGCTGGGCATGGCACCTGCCTCGAGGATCTGATGCCTCTGGAGCCCGATCAATGGCTCAAGCAGCTCGAGGCTGTGGTCGATCGCTTGCAGCACCAAGGCCAGAGCGTGGTGGTGGGTGGTTTGTCGTTGGGGGCGATCCTGGCGTTGCAGGTGGCGCGGCGGCGACCCTCCATCCAAGGGGTGATCACCTATTCACCACCGGTTATCAGCGGTGATCCGCGTGCTCTAATCGCACCGCTGCTGGCCAAGGTTCTGGCTTCGGTTCCACGGCCAGCTGATGACTTCGTTGATCCCACGACCGCTGAGCGCATCTGGACCTACACCCGCTGGCCGAGTCGCTGCAGCGTGAAGGTGCTGGAGCTGATCGCCGACACCCGCCGCCAACTGGCGGAGGTGACGAAGCCCTTGCTGGTGATGGCCAGTCGTCTCGACCGGGTGATCACGCCGCGCGGGGTGAACCGTTTGCGCCAGCAGGTCAGCTCTCCGTATGTGGAGCTGCAGTGGCTAGAAAACAGCGGTCACCTGATCACCACAGACGCTGAATGGCGAACCGTGGCCGCTGTGACCGCAGAGTTCATCAGGCGTCTTGGTGATTAG
- the argF gene encoding ornithine carbamoyltransferase, whose product MAFATTSVAAVLIAMSGSDFLSSADITAEQTAALLQLATQLKQGDRRIDLGNRVLGLIFTKASTRTRVSFQVAMARLGGQTVDLNPQVTQLGRGEPLEDTARVLSRFCDALAIRTFAQQELADYAHWASIPVINALTDLEHPCQALADFLTMQEAFGDLQGQTLAYVGDGNNVAHSLMLFGALLGVNVRIGCPEGFEPLPGVVDQARSLAVNGAQISVITDPVEAVRGAQALYTDVWASMGQEQEQAERERAFQGFCLNEELLAEADPRAIVLHCLPAHRGEEISAGVMEGPSSRIFDQAENRLHAQQSLLAALLGGL is encoded by the coding sequence ATGGCGTTCGCTACCACCAGTGTCGCCGCCGTTCTCATTGCGATGAGCGGCAGCGACTTCCTCTCGTCGGCCGATATCACTGCAGAACAGACCGCGGCGTTGCTGCAGTTGGCAACTCAGCTGAAACAAGGTGATCGTCGCATCGATCTGGGCAACCGGGTGCTCGGTCTGATCTTCACCAAAGCGTCAACGCGCACTCGGGTGAGCTTTCAGGTGGCGATGGCGCGCCTCGGCGGTCAGACCGTTGACCTCAATCCCCAGGTCACCCAACTCGGTCGTGGGGAGCCCTTGGAGGACACGGCTCGCGTGCTGAGCCGCTTTTGTGATGCGCTGGCGATCCGCACCTTCGCCCAGCAGGAATTGGCGGATTACGCCCACTGGGCTTCCATCCCGGTGATCAATGCCCTCACCGATCTGGAGCATCCCTGCCAGGCCCTCGCTGATTTCCTCACGATGCAGGAAGCTTTCGGGGATCTGCAGGGTCAGACGCTGGCCTATGTGGGTGATGGAAACAATGTGGCCCACTCGCTGATGCTCTTTGGAGCGCTGCTTGGCGTGAATGTGCGTATCGGTTGCCCGGAGGGATTTGAGCCGCTTCCCGGTGTCGTGGACCAGGCGCGCTCCCTGGCGGTGAATGGTGCCCAAATCAGCGTGATCACTGATCCAGTGGAGGCTGTGCGTGGGGCGCAGGCGCTTTACACCGATGTGTGGGCTTCCATGGGTCAGGAGCAGGAACAGGCCGAGCGCGAGCGGGCCTTTCAGGGTTTCTGCCTCAACGAGGAGCTATTGGCGGAGGCCGATCCCCGCGCCATCGTGTTGCACTGCCTGCCAGCGCACCGCGGCGAGGAGATCAGTGCCGGTGTGATGGAGGGGCCCTCAAGCCGAATCTTCGATCAGGCCGAAAACCGTTTGCATGCCCAGCAGTCCCTATTGGCGGCCCTGCTGGGCGGGCTCTGA
- the ftsH gene encoding ATP-dependent zinc metalloprotease FtsH: MPIREDDNRPNRRFGIINLVLIGFGVLLLVSSFLPNQGMQQVPRVPYSLFIDQVNDGAVKRAYITQDQIRYELAEAEEGAPSVLATTPIFDMDLPQRLETKGVEFAAAPPKKPNIFTTILSWVVPPLIFILVLQFFARRSMGAGGAQGALNFTKSKAKVYVPDEQSRVTFGDVAGVDEAKDELTEIVDFLKTPERYAEIGARIPKGVLLVGPPGTGKTLLSKAVAGEAGVPFFIISGSEFVELFVGAGAARVRDLFEQAKKNAPCIIFIDELDAIGKSRSGSMGVVGGNDEREQTLNQLLTEMDGFASKDKPVIVLAATNQPEVLDAALLRPGRFDRQVLVDRPDLSGRKTILEIYAKKVKLAEGVDLDRIAQATSGFAGADLANLVNEAALLAARNKQTSVQQGDLNEAIERVVAGLEKKSRVLQDDEKKVVAYHEVGHAIVGHLMPGGSKVAKISIVPRGMSALGYTLQLPTEERFLNSREDLEGQIATLLGGRSAEEIVFGKITTGAANDLQRATDIAEQMVGTYGMSDTLGPLAYDKQGGGRFLGGGNNPRRTVSDATAQAIDREVRALVDNAHEQALAILRQNMALLETIAQKILEKEVIEGDDLKEMLAACVLPEAVAA, encoded by the coding sequence ATGCCGATCCGCGAGGACGACAATCGCCCCAACCGTCGCTTTGGAATTATCAACCTTGTGTTGATCGGCTTCGGGGTGCTTCTGCTGGTCAGCAGTTTCCTGCCCAATCAGGGCATGCAGCAGGTCCCCCGGGTTCCCTATTCCCTGTTCATCGATCAGGTGAACGATGGCGCTGTGAAGCGCGCATACATCACCCAGGATCAGATCCGCTACGAGCTGGCCGAAGCCGAGGAGGGTGCTCCTTCCGTGCTGGCGACCACGCCGATTTTCGACATGGATCTCCCTCAGCGCCTGGAGACCAAGGGCGTGGAATTCGCAGCGGCACCGCCGAAGAAACCCAACATCTTCACCACGATCCTCAGCTGGGTGGTTCCCCCGCTGATCTTCATCCTGGTGCTGCAGTTTTTCGCCCGCCGTTCCATGGGCGCAGGTGGAGCTCAGGGAGCGCTCAACTTCACCAAGAGCAAAGCCAAGGTGTACGTGCCGGATGAGCAATCCCGGGTGACCTTCGGCGATGTGGCTGGCGTGGATGAGGCCAAGGATGAGCTCACTGAAATCGTCGATTTCCTCAAGACCCCCGAGCGTTATGCGGAGATCGGGGCACGGATTCCGAAGGGTGTGTTGTTGGTTGGTCCTCCAGGAACGGGCAAAACGCTGCTGTCGAAAGCCGTCGCTGGCGAAGCCGGTGTGCCCTTCTTCATCATCAGCGGCTCGGAATTCGTTGAGCTCTTCGTGGGCGCTGGCGCGGCCCGGGTGCGTGATCTATTCGAGCAGGCCAAAAAGAACGCACCCTGCATCATCTTCATCGATGAGCTGGATGCGATTGGTAAGAGTCGCTCAGGCTCGATGGGCGTTGTCGGTGGCAACGACGAGCGGGAGCAGACCCTCAACCAGCTGCTCACAGAAATGGATGGCTTCGCCTCCAAAGACAAGCCTGTAATCGTGCTGGCTGCCACCAATCAGCCGGAGGTTCTTGATGCGGCACTGCTGCGTCCCGGACGTTTTGACCGCCAGGTGCTCGTGGATCGCCCGGATCTGTCCGGTCGTAAAACGATTCTCGAGATCTACGCCAAAAAGGTGAAGCTGGCTGAGGGTGTCGATCTCGACCGCATCGCCCAGGCCACCAGTGGATTCGCCGGTGCTGATCTGGCCAACTTGGTGAATGAAGCTGCCTTGTTGGCAGCTCGCAATAAGCAGACGTCTGTACAGCAAGGGGATCTCAATGAGGCGATCGAGCGCGTCGTCGCTGGTCTTGAGAAGAAGAGCAGGGTGCTGCAAGACGATGAGAAGAAAGTTGTGGCGTACCACGAGGTCGGTCACGCCATCGTTGGCCATTTGATGCCAGGCGGCAGCAAGGTGGCCAAAATCTCCATCGTTCCCCGCGGCATGAGCGCGTTGGGCTACACCCTTCAACTCCCTACTGAAGAGCGTTTCCTCAATTCCCGCGAAGATCTGGAAGGACAGATCGCCACCTTGCTGGGTGGCCGATCAGCCGAGGAAATTGTGTTCGGCAAAATCACCACCGGAGCGGCCAACGACCTCCAGCGGGCGACGGATATCGCCGAGCAGATGGTGGGCACCTACGGCATGAGTGACACCCTCGGACCTCTGGCTTACGACAAGCAGGGTGGCGGACGCTTCCTCGGCGGTGGCAACAACCCTCGCCGTACGGTGAGCGATGCCACAGCGCAGGCGATCGATCGGGAAGTTCGGGCCCTGGTGGATAACGCTCATGAGCAGGCCCTGGCGATCCTTCGTCAGAACATGGCTCTTCTCGAAACCATCGCTCAGAAGATCCTTGAGAAGGAAGTGATCGAAGGCGACGACCTCAAGGAGATGCTGGCTGCCTGCGTGTTGCCAGAGGCCGTTGCGGCCTGA
- a CDS encoding potassium channel family protein, with translation MRSEWRSKRRRERLYELLLGLCLLVLASFAFPRVTWLGSLGYALIALLLTQLVMIRKQVLSLQDRLYQALGIVALLAQLLWLLTPVRWESSGVPLVLSWSVLVGWSVIRLVERLASERRVTAGMLMGAAAGYLLLGLTAGLVMSGVETIQPGSFEPLDIPLTDAAGQNNTVLVSAPVFAQINYFAFICLTTVGFGDINPELPLARMLAVSTGIAGPLYLAVVMGVLIGRYSGDREIEERLEQHNPDRR, from the coding sequence ATGCGATCGGAATGGCGGAGCAAGCGACGCAGGGAACGACTTTATGAATTGCTGTTGGGACTCTGCCTGCTGGTGCTGGCCAGCTTCGCGTTTCCCAGGGTCACCTGGCTGGGAAGCCTCGGGTATGCCCTGATCGCCCTGCTGCTCACCCAATTGGTGATGATCCGCAAGCAGGTACTCAGCCTGCAGGATCGTCTGTATCAAGCGCTTGGAATCGTGGCGCTGTTGGCCCAGCTGCTATGGCTGCTCACCCCGGTGCGCTGGGAGAGCAGTGGCGTGCCGCTGGTGTTGAGCTGGAGTGTGCTGGTGGGCTGGAGCGTGATCCGCCTGGTGGAACGCTTGGCCAGCGAACGACGGGTGACTGCAGGCATGCTGATGGGAGCAGCCGCGGGCTATCTGCTGCTGGGGCTCACGGCTGGGCTGGTGATGAGCGGCGTGGAAACCATCCAGCCAGGCAGCTTCGAGCCCCTCGACATCCCGCTCACGGATGCTGCAGGCCAGAACAACACGGTGCTCGTCTCAGCGCCGGTGTTTGCCCAGATCAATTACTTCGCCTTCATCTGCCTCACCACCGTTGGTTTTGGAGACATCAACCCCGAGCTTCCCCTCGCCAGGATGCTGGCCGTGAGCACAGGCATTGCCGGACCGCTCTACCTGGCCGTGGTGATGGGGGTGCTGATCGGGCGTTACTCCGGTGATCGTGAGATCGAAGAACGCTTAGAGCAACACAATCCCGATCGACGTTGA
- a CDS encoding potassium channel family protein, whose amino-acid sequence MPSFPSFLLQQRNGPGQRDYRVLLALTLLVLISFAFPPLNWLGAPCYSLIALWFTRVLGTSGNAHPWSDRLYQALGLFAVVSQWMWLITPVKLESSGIPLVTSWCLLVGWSVIRLVRALASETKVNERVLMGAAAGYLHLGLTAGLVMGAVETIQHGSFRPLTMASMMELSSDSVLMVSSSFAEINYYAFVCLTTVGYGDINPVLPLARMLSIATSIIGPLYLAVVMGVLIGRFSTDLKGD is encoded by the coding sequence GTGCCGAGCTTTCCGTCTTTTCTTCTGCAACAACGCAATGGCCCCGGCCAAAGGGATTACAGGGTGCTGCTGGCTCTTACCCTGCTGGTGCTAATCAGTTTTGCGTTTCCGCCACTGAACTGGCTCGGCGCTCCCTGCTACTCGCTGATCGCTCTCTGGTTCACGCGGGTGCTGGGCACCAGCGGCAACGCCCACCCCTGGAGCGACCGGCTTTATCAAGCGCTGGGGCTGTTCGCGGTGGTGTCGCAGTGGATGTGGCTGATTACACCGGTGAAGCTGGAGAGCAGCGGCATCCCCCTGGTCACCAGCTGGTGCCTACTGGTGGGCTGGAGTGTGATTCGGCTGGTGCGGGCCCTGGCCAGCGAAACCAAGGTGAACGAACGGGTGCTGATGGGGGCCGCCGCGGGATACCTGCATCTGGGCCTCACCGCCGGCCTGGTGATGGGGGCAGTGGAAACGATTCAGCACGGCAGCTTCAGGCCGCTGACCATGGCCTCAATGATGGAACTCAGCTCCGACAGCGTGCTGATGGTGAGCAGCTCGTTTGCTGAGATCAACTACTACGCCTTCGTGTGTCTCACCACTGTGGGCTACGGGGACATCAATCCCGTTCTGCCGCTGGCCCGGATGCTGAGCATCGCCACAAGCATCATTGGCCCCCTGTATCTGGCCGTGGTGATGGGCGTGCTGATCGGCCGCTTCAGCACGGATCTGAAAGGCGACTGA
- the ribD gene encoding bifunctional diaminohydroxyphosphoribosylaminopyrimidine deaminase/5-amino-6-(5-phosphoribosylamino)uracil reductase RibD — MRAVADAEQHWIPWMRRALALAALADGHASPNPLVGAVVLDSSGALVGEGFHARAGNPHAEVGALAQAADAARGGTIIVTLEPCCHHGRTPPCTDALIKAGIARVVVALTDPDPRVAGGGLQRLRDAGVEVIAGVLEAEAAHQNRAFLHRVRTGRPWGLLKWAMSLDGRTALPNGASQWISGPSARTWVHRLRAQCDAVIVGGGTVRADDPLLTSRGLRSPEPLRVLLSRSLDLPVQAQLWDQSVAPTLLVHGQDAPVEAQDRFDALGLQRVVLQACDPDSLLAVLAQRGCNRVLWECGPGLAAAALQQACVQELAAVVAPKLLGGESARTPLGLLGFQTMDEVVVLQGLRQQRLADDLLLQATLSRLSDPC, encoded by the coding sequence ATGAGGGCGGTCGCTGACGCTGAGCAGCACTGGATTCCCTGGATGCGTCGGGCCTTGGCGCTGGCGGCCTTGGCCGATGGCCACGCCAGCCCCAATCCCCTGGTGGGCGCGGTGGTGCTCGATTCCTCCGGCGCGCTGGTGGGTGAGGGGTTTCATGCCCGGGCCGGTAACCCCCATGCCGAAGTGGGGGCCTTGGCCCAGGCCGCTGATGCCGCCCGAGGCGGCACGATCATCGTCACTCTGGAGCCCTGCTGTCATCACGGCCGCACCCCTCCCTGCACGGATGCCTTGATCAAGGCAGGGATCGCTCGGGTGGTGGTGGCGCTCACCGATCCCGATCCCCGTGTTGCCGGCGGTGGTTTGCAACGGCTGCGGGATGCCGGTGTGGAGGTGATCGCCGGAGTGCTGGAGGCAGAAGCGGCCCACCAGAACCGCGCCTTCTTGCACCGCGTGCGCACCGGTCGGCCCTGGGGCCTTCTCAAGTGGGCGATGAGCCTGGATGGCCGCACGGCCTTGCCCAATGGAGCGAGCCAATGGATCAGCGGACCCAGCGCACGCACCTGGGTGCATCGTCTGCGGGCCCAGTGCGATGCCGTGATCGTCGGTGGTGGCACCGTGCGCGCCGACGATCCTCTGCTCACCAGCAGGGGCTTGCGCAGCCCCGAACCGCTGCGGGTGCTGCTTAGCCGAAGCCTGGATCTGCCTGTTCAGGCTCAGCTCTGGGATCAATCCGTCGCTCCCACCCTCTTGGTGCATGGCCAGGACGCGCCGGTGGAAGCGCAGGACCGTTTCGATGCGCTGGGGTTGCAACGGGTGGTGCTGCAGGCCTGTGATCCGGACTCTTTGCTGGCCGTCCTGGCCCAGCGGGGCTGCAACCGGGTGCTCTGGGAGTGCGGCCCGGGGCTAGCTGCTGCCGCACTGCAGCAGGCCTGTGTGCAGGAGTTGGCTGCGGTGGTGGCCCCCAAGCTGCTTGGCGGGGAGTCGGCGCGCACACCTCTGGGGCTTCTGGGTTTCCAGACCATGGACGAGGTGGTGGTTCTGCAGGGGCTGCGTCAGCAGCGCCTCGCCGACGATCTGTTGCTGCAGGCGACCCTCAGTCGCCTTTCAGATCCGTGCTGA
- a CDS encoding DUF3122 domain-containing protein, with translation MLALRRLLCTLLVAVTLLLLTPMAVSAQVHEHQDENGAPMLRSLESLRDLDYQSWQAVAYRTGKPGNPVVLRIVGYPGKLRLEHPSPLLVQAGVKEWQLDDITLENPVLASDGREAAAEFALDPLLNDLSNNRPLRLYLPGVFNEMPVPPYVVGEWREVQTEPLSS, from the coding sequence ATGCTCGCGTTGCGTCGTCTGCTTTGCACACTGCTGGTTGCCGTAACGCTCTTGCTGCTCACCCCCATGGCCGTGAGCGCGCAGGTGCATGAACACCAGGATGAAAACGGTGCACCGATGCTGCGCAGCCTCGAAAGCCTGCGAGATCTGGATTACCAGAGTTGGCAGGCGGTGGCTTATCGCACCGGCAAGCCGGGTAACCCTGTGGTGCTGCGCATCGTGGGCTACCCCGGCAAACTCCGCCTCGAACACCCTTCCCCCCTGCTCGTGCAGGCCGGCGTGAAGGAGTGGCAGCTCGACGACATCACTCTTGAGAATCCCGTTCTGGCCAGTGATGGCCGGGAGGCGGCCGCTGAGTTCGCCCTCGACCCCCTGCTCAACGATCTCAGCAACAACCGCCCGCTGCGCTTGTACCTTCCCGGTGTGTTCAACGAAATGCCTGTTCCCCCCTATGTGGTGGGGGAGTGGCGTGAGGTGCAGACGGAGCCTCTCAGTTCATGA
- a CDS encoding ureidoglycolate lyase, with protein sequence MIEHQPLHAGSLLDPRLEACGTALREVDDMTPPGEQDAELSFGPGTLRYYVMRIPRRPLRITAMTRHLNATQCLSSAEARPFWLLLAPPEIEGPVLDASAVWLLRIEAGEGIKLHLGTWHAGPLFDADSASFFNLELSDTNQNDHETLALSRPLQVTLR encoded by the coding sequence ATGATCGAACATCAGCCCCTGCATGCGGGGTCCCTGCTGGACCCCCGCCTTGAAGCCTGTGGCACCGCCTTGCGCGAGGTGGACGACATGACCCCGCCCGGGGAACAGGACGCGGAGCTGAGCTTCGGGCCAGGGACGCTGCGGTACTACGTAATGCGCATCCCCCGCAGACCCCTGCGGATCACGGCAATGACCCGTCACCTGAACGCCACCCAATGCCTGAGTTCCGCAGAAGCACGCCCCTTCTGGCTGCTGCTGGCACCGCCAGAGATCGAAGGGCCTGTGCTCGATGCCTCAGCGGTTTGGCTGCTGCGAATTGAAGCCGGAGAGGGCATCAAATTGCATCTGGGCACCTGGCATGCCGGGCCTTTGTTTGATGCCGACTCCGCCTCCTTTTTCAATCTGGAGCTGAGCGACACCAACCAGAACGATCATGAAACCCTTGCTCTCAGTCGGCCCTTACAGGTGACGTTGCGCTGA